The Nostoc sp. PCC 7524 nucleotide sequence ACTGATGCTGAGGGAGGTGTTATTCAAACTGTCTACGATGCCGTAGGTAATAAAATCGAAGACATTGATGCCAATGGTCGTGTTACTAAATATGTCTATGATCAGCGTGGGTTATTAATAGAAACTATCTACCCTGATGCTACTCCTAATAACAATAGTGATAATCCCCGCACGCGGAAAGAATACGATGAAGCCGGTCGAGTGATTGCGGAAATTGATGAATTAGGACGGCGTACAGAATTTAAATATGACAAGTTAGGACGCTTAACTTTCACTATTTTCCCAGATGCAACCCCAGCAGATAACAGCGACAATCCCCGCACAGAAAAACGCTACGATCAAGCCGGAAGGTTGATTGCAGAGGTAGATGAGCTAGGAAACGCCACCCGCTATATCTACAATGAAGCAGGACAATTAATTGCAACTATCCTACCGGATAATACCCCTAATAATGATGACGATAATCCCCGCATTTTAACTAGCTATGATGCACTCGGTCGGCAAATTAGCCAAACAGATCCACTGGGGCATACTACAGAATTCCTCTATGATCAGCTAGGTCGTCCTATTGGGCAGATATTACCAGATCAAACCACCACATCAGCCAAATTTGATGATGCAGGGCGTATTATTGCACGTACTGACCAAGCAGGTAATACTACCCGCTATGAGTATGATGCCATTGGGCAGTTAACTGCTGTCATTGATGCCTTGGGACAACGGACTGAGTACCAGTACAATGAGCTAGGGAATCTCAGCAGCCAAAAAGATGCGAATGGTAATGTGACTCAGTATGAATATGATGGTTTAGGTCGTCGTGTTTCGACAACATTACCACTGGGTCAACTGTCTACCACTCAATATGACAAGGTAGGCAATATTATTAGTACCAATGACTTTAATGGTCGTAAGATTACCTTTGAATTTGATGAACGTAATCGACTGATTACCAAGATTTTCCCTGATGATACTCGCGTCAAATATACTTATACCCTGACAGGTCAACGGGCAACTGAAACAGATACTCGTGGAACAACTACATACCAGTATGATACACGCGATCGCCTGTTGTCTCGCACCGACCCTGATGGGGTGAAGATTGCTTACACCTATGATGCAGCTGGAAACCGTACTGCCGTTACTATTCCTTCCGGTACAACAACTTATACTTTTGATGCTCAAAATCGTCTCAAAACCGTCTTAGATCCAAATAATGGGGAAACCAAATATATTTATGATTTAGCAGGCAATATCATCCGTACAGAATTGCCCAATGGTACTGTAGAAATTCGAGAATATGATAGCCTCAATCGTCTAATTTTCCTGAAGCACACTAATGCTAATGGTGTAATTAATAGCTTCCGCTACACTTTAAATAAAGTAGGCGATCGCATTGCAGTTGAGGAACAAGATGGGCGCAAAGTTGAGTACGAATATGACAAGCTTTATCGCTTCTTAAAAGAAGATATTTTTGCCCCAGGTGCTACTAATCCCACCCGCACAATTAGTTACACTTATGATGCTGTCAGCAACCGTCAGACTCGTAATGATTCCCAGGAAGGTAATACAACCTATGAATATGATCAAAATGACCGTTTACTCAAGGAAGTTACTAATGGTGTAACTACAAATTACATCTATGATAATAATGGTAATACTTTGTCTAAGACTACGGGAACGGACAAAGTTACTTACGAATGGGATGATGAGAATCGTTTAATTGGTGTTGATACCAATGGTGATGGCATTATTGATATTACTAATCATTACGATAGTGATGGAATTAGGATTGTACAAACTGTTAACGGTGAAGTAACTCATTTCTTGGTGGACAAGAATCGAGATTACGCTCAAGTTTTAGAGGAATATACGCCGAGTAAGATTATCAAGGTTGCTTATGTTTATGGTAATGATTTAATCTCCCAAGTTCGTGATGATAAGCATTCCTTCTATCATGTGGATGGTTTGGGTAGTACGAGGGCGTTAACAGATATTAATGGCTTGCTGACAGATAGTTATGATTATGCGGCGTTTGGGGAGATTATTCAGCAGGTAGGTAATACCAAGAATTTGTATTTATTTGCAGGTGAACAGTTTGATAATCAATTAAGTCAATATTATCTACGAGCAAGATATTATGACCAATCCATTGGTCGATTTACTCAAAGGGATACTTGGCCAGGAAGAGACTTCTCTCCGATAACATTACATAAGTATTTATATGCAAATGCTAATCCTGCAAACTATATAGATCCAACTGGTAATTTTAGTATTGGTTCTTTATTAGCTTCAATGGCTATTGCAGGTACAATAAATGCTTCCTTAACCTTTGCTTTTAGTGGTGGTAATTCTACTCTCAGAGAATTAGGAGAAGCTTTTGGTATTGGAGCTATTACTGCTCCTATTGGTGGTGCCTTAACTACTTTAGCTGGCCCGCTAATCCGATCTATGGCAACACCAATGCTTGCTGCTGTTGGAAGAATGCAACCTCTTACACTTGTAGGAAGCTCTGGTTTGGAAAAAGCTTTAATCAACATGAGCAGGATTTTAGTAAATACCAACAGATCCTATCCTTCTGTGCAATCTACTTTCTATGGGAGTCTTTTGAAAAAAATGCTTCCCGGAGTGCAGTGGCAACAACATCATGTTTTTATTCAGCAAGCTTGGTCTAGATCCGGAGGACCCAATCAAATTTACAATAATCTAGCCGCTAACGAAGGATTAAGAAGAATAGGAAATGGGTTATGGAATTTGATGCCTATACCTGCAAGCTTGAATGGTTGGTTAGGCCGTAGTCCTGTTGCAACTCAATTATTTGCAACTTTTTACTATTCCTTAGTATTTTTTGGACCGTATCATTTGTGGGAGTTGATAAACGCAGCAGAAGAATCTGAAGCTGATAATGACTAATTAGTATGATTGATTAATGATATTGTGATTTTTGGAAGCGATCGCCCTGCATGTCATTGAGAAAATAGCAGGCGATGATCTCCAGTCGTTGGGAGACTATCGCCAAAGATGGCAAGAAATTAGCTCTCTGGTTTATTACTTGTTTTCATAACCTGAGTTTTTCTAGATAAAATACCTAATCCCAAAGTCATTAAAGTTCCAAAGATAGCACTGGGTTCAGGTATGGATTCACTATTTTGATTACTCTCTAGAACAATGTTGCCAATAGAAAGCGCAGATGAAACAGTGAAATCATCTATATCAACTACCCCAAAAGCTATTGTATATGTCCCAGTATTATCAAAAGTGTATTTAAAACTTGTGATGCCTGTTTCTTGATAAAATCCCTTGAGGGAGTTAGGATTAGATAGTTTTGCTTCATCAATATTTCCTAGTTTATTAATTTTGTCATTCACTAAGAAAAAACTATAGTCATTGAATGAATCATTTACTAAAGGTGAATTTTCGTTAGTCAGAAAATTCCATTCAAATGTTAAAGAGTCGCCTGCTTTTACATTAATCGTCCGCTTAATAGCAGAGCCTTCAAAAGCGACTCCATTGATATCTAAGGCATCTGCATTGATTCCTAGAAATTCAGTTAAGTTAGGACTAACAAACCCTACCCCACCCGCAGGCTGACCAGAAAAGTTAAATTGTCCACTAATTGCACCCAGTTGCTCATCATCATCTAGGTTGGCATCAGTTGACAAACGCACTTCTTGGAAGTTGGCAAAATATACATCTCCAAAGGTAAACCAAGAGGAAGGGTTAGTATTAAAATCTAAATCTGCTGCTTTGGCTGGGCTAGAAATTAGCAAGCTACCCCCAGTTAAAATGCCAATAAATTTTATTGTATTTTTCATGTTTTTGTTTTGTGAATAGATAAATATATTTAATTAATCTCGTATTGTAGTTCAGTATTTAGTAGTTAGTTGGGAACAACAAGTTATTTGATAACCACTAAATTCGTACAGAATCATAATAGTTAATTTACGTAAAATTTTAGTTAAATTTTTAATGAAGAATGTGTGTAGATGTATGACTAATTAATGATTTTCTTCAAAAAAACTTTTTGAATTTAAATTTGCATATTTGATATGACCCCCTACTTCCTATCTTTCGAGCTAATTCCTTAGTTCAAAAAATTAAAAAGAAGGCAGAAGGCAGGAGGCAGAAGGAAAGAATTTGGTGGGGGTCTGAATCCCCCACCAAATAAGTACCACTGAATCATTCGCGCAGCGTCTCGTAGAGAAGATTTCAGTGGGGGACTCAAACCCTTGCTCCCTTCCGGTCGCCAGAAGGCTTGTGCATCAGACAGAAAATAAACATAAAAGCCTTCTGCCCTCTGCCTCCTGCCTTTCTTGTTAAAAAATCAGAATTTTTCTACTGACTATGGCTAAATCTGTGGTTCAGTTGCAAAATTTACTTTTACCCTATCACCGTATTTGCTCACAGATGATTCCGGATTATTATATGTAATTTTATTCATAAATCTTAATAATTCAGTCGAGAAAATTTTGTTCTTCCTCACAAATTCCTCACAAGTTTTTTGTAATTCTATTAATAACTAAAAAAGAAAGGTTACTATTTTTTTAAATCAAAGCCGACCGTAAAAGGATTAATGTTCAGGACTTACGCAGGTGTCATATAATGATGCAGTTTTGAGTTGGAGGGTAGAAGATGCAATCACTTAATCATCAGAAAGACAGTGCAGCTTGGATTTTTCAAT carries:
- a CDS encoding PEP-CTERM sorting domain-containing protein (PEP-CTERM proteins occur, often in large numbers, in the proteomes of bacteria that also encode an exosortase, a predicted intramembrane cysteine proteinase. The presence of a PEP-CTERM domain at a protein's C-terminus predicts cleavage within the sorting domain, followed by covalent anchoring to some some component of the (usually Gram-negative) cell surface. Many PEP-CTERM proteins exhibit an unusual sequence composition that includes large numbers of potential glycosylation sites. Expression of one such protein has been shown restore the ability of a bacterium to form floc, a type of biofilm.), which encodes MKNTIKFIGILTGGSLLISSPAKAADLDFNTNPSSWFTFGDVYFANFQEVRLSTDANLDDDEQLGAISGQFNFSGQPAGGVGFVSPNLTEFLGINADALDINGVAFEGSAIKRTINVKAGDSLTFEWNFLTNENSPLVNDSFNDYSFFLVNDKINKLGNIDEAKLSNPNSLKGFYQETGITSFKYTFDNTGTYTIAFGVVDIDDFTVSSALSIGNIVLESNQNSESIPEPSAIFGTLMTLGLGILSRKTQVMKTSNKPES